The following proteins come from a genomic window of Scomber japonicus isolate fScoJap1 chromosome 4, fScoJap1.pri, whole genome shotgun sequence:
- the rerea gene encoding arginine-glutamic acid dipeptide repeats protein isoform X4, translating into MSEMDDLFSPRRRLNSTQGEIRVGPSHQAKLPELQPFPSPGGQAVTENEELVWMPGVNDCDLLMYLRAARSMAAFAGMCDGGSTEDGCLAASRDDTTLNALNTLHESSYDAGKALQRLVKKPVPKLIEKCWSEDEVKRFIKGLRQFGKNFFRIRKELLPNKETGELITFYYYWKKTPEAASCRAHRRHRRQPVFRRIKTRTASTPVNTPSRPPSSEFLDLSSASEDDFDSEDSEQELKGYACRHCFTTTSKDWHHGGRENILLCTDCRIHFKKYGELPPIEKPVDPPPFMFKPVKEEEDGLSGKHSMRTRRNRGSMSTLRSGRKKQTASPDGRASPTNEDLRSSGRTSPSAASTDSTDSKTDSMKKPSKKIKEEAPSPMKSAKRQREKGASDTEEPERASAKKSKTQELSRPDSPSECEGEGEGEGESSDGRSINEELSSDPKDIDQDNRSSSPSIPSPRDNESDSDSSAQQQQLLQSQHPPVIQCQPGTSATSSAPPPPTTSAPSLPPQVSPTAASTSLPPQPLPQASPMALIQSGAALHPQRLPSPHSPLTQAPPPGPPVPPQSLPSSHHGPMPPMPHPLQPGPSHMPHPHSMPPQGFPVGQSQVPPPPISGQSQQRPHTPPPQSQSSSQSGGQPPREQPLPPAPMSMPHIKPPPTTPIPQIPNPQSHKHPPHVSAPPFPQMPSNLPPPPALKPLSSLSTHHPPSAHPPPLQLMPQGQQLQPPPAQPPVLTQSQSLPTSTSHQPPPAPPLPPSAAASHPNGPPQPPFSSHPFNTVLPPTGPPPSSSNSMPSLQPPSSSAPSSSISMPLPASVTCAGPGPLLPPVHIKEEPLDETEEPESPPPPQRSPSPEPTVVNTPSHASQSARFYKHLDRGYNSCARTDFYFTPLPSSKLAKKREEAVEKAKREAEQKVREEKEREREREKEREREREREKEAERAAKASSSTHESRMGEHQMAGPAHMRPPFDGPPTTIAAVPPYIGPDTPALRTLSEYARPHVMSPTNRNHPFFVSLNPADPLLAYHMPGLYNTDPGIRERELREREMREREIRERELRERMKPGFEVKPPEMDTLHPSTNPMEHFARHGAITLPPMAGPHPFASFHPGLNPLERERLALAGPQLRPEMSYPERLAAERLHAERMATVANDPIARLQMFSVTPHHHQHSHIHSHLHLHQQDPLHQGSGAHPLAVDPLGGPGPHLARFPYPPGAIPNPLLGQPPHEHEMLRHPVFGTPYPRDLPGGLPPPMSAAHQLQAMHAQSAELQRLAMEQQWLHGHHHMHGGPLPGQEDYYSRLKKESDKQL; encoded by the exons ATGTCAGAAATGGACGATTTGTTCAGTCCCCGGAG GCGACTAAACAGCACACAAGGGGAAATCCGAGTAGGCCCCAGTCACCAA GCCAAGCTCCCAGAGCTGCAGCCTTTCCCCTCTCCTGGTGGCCAGGCCGTGACCGAGAATGAGGAACTGGTCTGGATGCCAGGGGTCAATGACTGTGACCTTCTCATGTACCTCAGAGCTGCAAG GAGCATGGCTGCCTTTGCAGGGATGTGTGACGGAGGCTCAACAGAAGACGGGTGTCTAGCAGCCTCTCGAGATGACACTACATTAAACGCACTTAACACT CTTCACGAGAGCAGCTATGACGCAGGCAAAGCTCTCCAACGCCTGGTGAAGAAGCCTGTACCCAAACTGATAGAGAAGTGCTGGTCCGAGGATGAAGTG AAGCGCTTCATTAAAGGGTTGAGACAGTTTGGCAAAAACTTCTTCAGGATCCGGAAAGAACTGCTGCCCAACAAAGAAACG GGAGAGCTAATTACCTTCTACTACTATTGGAAGAAGACTCCCGAGGCAGCCAGTTGTCGAGCCCACCGCAGACACCGCCGCCAACCTGTCTTCCGCCGCATCAAGACACGAACTGCTTCAACTCCTGTCAACACTCCCTCACGCCCCCCCTCCAGCGAGTTCT TGGACCTCAGCTCAGCCAGTGAAGATGACTTTGACAGTGAAGACAGCGAACAGGAGTTGAAGGGCTACGCTTGCCGCCACTGTTTCACTACCA CCTCCAAGGACTGGCACCACGGGGGCCGGGAGAACATCTTGCTGTGCACAGACTGCCGCATTCACTTCAAGAAGTACGGTGAGCTGCCCCCCATTGAGAAGCCTGTAGACCCGCCGCCATTTATGTTCAAACCTgtcaaagaggaagaggatggacTCAGCGGGAAGCATAGCATGAGGACCCGACGGAACCGAGGCTCG ATGTCGACGCTACGAAGTGGTCGTAAGAAGCAGACAGCTAGTCCCGATGGCCGAGCCTCACCTACCAACGAGGATTTGCGCTCCAGCGGACGTACCTCACCCAGCGCGGCAAGTACAGacagcactgacagcaagacggaCTCCATGAAGAAGCCCAGCAAG AAGATTAAAGAAGAGGCTCCTTCACCTATGAAGAGTGCCAAACGGCAGCGAGAGAAAGGAGCTTCAGACACAGAAGAGCCCGAGAGGGCCAGCGCCAAAAAGTCCAAGACACAA GAGCTCAGTCGGCCAGACTCGCCCTCAGAATGCGAGggtgaaggagagggagagggcgAGAGCTCTGATGGGCGCAGCATCAACGAGGAGCTCAGTAGTGATCCTAAAGACATTGACCAGGACAACCGGAGCTCCTCTCCAAGCATCCCCAGCCCCCGTGACAATGAGAGTGACTCAGACTCCTctgcccagcagcagcagctgctgcagagccAGCATCCTCCAGTCATCCAGTGTCAGCCAGGCACCTCAGCCACCTCCTCAGCACCTCCCCCGCCTACAACCTCAGCTCCCTCACTGCCCCCACAGGTCTCCCCCACAGCGGCCTCCACCTCTCTACCTCCCCAGCCTCTGCCCCAGGCAAGCCCAATGGCTCTTATCCAGTCAGGAGCAGCCCTCCACCCTCAAAGGCTTCCTTCTCCTCATTCACCTCTGACTCAGGCACCTCCTCCTGGTCCTCCAGTCCCACCTCAGTCATTACCCAGCTCGCATCACGGGCCCATGCCTCCCATGCCTCATCCACTGCAGCCCGGCCCCTCACACATGCCTCATCCTCACTCCATGCCCCCTCAGGGCTTCCCTGTGGGTCAGTCTCAGGTCCCACCACCGCCAATCTCTGGCCAATCGCAGCAGAGGCCACACACGCCTCCCCCCCAGTCCCAGTCATCTTCTCAGAGTGGAGGCCAGCCTCCCAGAGAGCAGCCCCTGCCCCCCGCTCCCATGTCCATGCCTCACATCAAGCCTCCACCAACCACACCTATACCACAGATCCCAAACCCACAGTCCCACAAACACCCACCCCACGTGTCAGCACCTCCGTTTCCTCAGATGCCTTCAAacctgcctccacctcctgccCTCAAGCCCCTCAGTTCTTTATCTACCCATCATCCTCCATCAGCACACCCACCTCCTCTCCAGCTCATGCCACAGGGGCAGCAGCTTCAGCCTCCCCCAGCCCAGCCTCCAGTTCTCACCCAGTCCCAAAGCCTCCCAACATCAACCAGTCACCAGcctcctccagctccacctCTGCCGCCCTCCGCAGCAGCATCACACCCCAACGGGCCACCACAGCCGCCATTCTCATCTCATCCTTTCAACACAGTTCTACCTCCAACCGGCCCTCCCCCATCTTCATCAAACTCTATGCCAAGCTTACAGCCTCCATCTTCCTCCgctccatcctcctccatctctatGCCACTCCCTGCCTCAGTCACGTGTGCCGGCCCGGGCCCGTTGCTCCCGCCTGTCCACATCAAAGAGGAGCCTCTGGACGAAACAGAAGAGCCAGAGAGCCCCCCACCTCCACAGAGAAGTCCCTCCCCCGAGCCTACTGTCGTCAACACACCCAGCCACGCCAGCCAGTCAGCACG GTTCTACAAACACCTGGACCGGGGTTACAACTCATGTGCTAGGACAGATTTCTACTTCACACCCCTGCCTTCTTCTAAACTGGCCAAAAAACGAGAGGAAGCGGTGGAGAAAGCCAAGAGAGAAGCAGAACAAAAAGtcagggaagagaaggagagagagagggagagggaaaaagagcgagaaagagagcgagaacGAGAAAAGGAAGCAGAACGAGCTGCG AAAGCCTCCAGTTCCACTCACGAAAGCAGAATGGGTGAACATCAGATGGCCGGTCCCGCTCACATGCGTCCACCCTTCGACGGCCCCCCAACTACGATTGCAGCTGTGCCTCCATACATCGGCCCCGACACCCCTGCCCTGCGCACCCTCAGCGAGTACGCCCGACCCCACGTCATGTCCCCCACCAATCGAAACCACCCCTTCTTCGTGTCCCTTAACCCCGCAGACCCGTTGCTGGCCTATCATATGCCCGGCCTGTACAACACTGACCCAGGCATACGGGAGCGCGAGCTGCGAGAGAGGGAGATGCGTGAGAGGGAGATTCGTGAGAGGGAGttgagagagaggatgaaacCTGGTTTTGAGGTTAAGCCTCCAGAGATGGACACACTCCACCCTTCCACAAACCCCATGGAGCACTTTGCCCGGCATGGGGCCATCACGTTGCCCCCCATGGCAGGCCCTCACCCCTTTGCCTCCTTCCATCCAGGCCTGAACCCATTAGAGCGCGAGCGGCTGGCACTTGCTGGGCCCCAGCTGAGGCCAGAAATGAGCTACCCAGAGCGGTTGGCTGCAGAGAGACTCCATGCTGAGAGGATGGCCACAGTAGCCAATGACCCCATCGCCCGTCTACAGATGTTCAGTGTTACGccacaccaccaccagcacTCACATATTCACTCCCATCTACACCTCCACCAGCAAGATCCTCTTCACCAAG GGTCGGGGGCCCATCCACTGGCAGTAGATCCCCTGGGAGGCCCTGGACCTCACCTGGCCCGTTTCCCCTACCCACCCGGCGCCATCCCCAACCCTCTCCTTGGCCAGCCACCGCATGAACACGAGATGCTGCGCCACCCAGTCTTCG GTACTCCATACCCACGGGACCTACCAGGAGGCCTGCCACCGCCCATGTCAGCAGCCCACCAGCTGCAGGCCATGCATGCCCAGTCAGCTGAGCTCCAGCGGCTGGCCATGGAGCAGCAGTGGCTCCACGGACACCATCACATGCACGGAGGACCACTGCCTGGCCAGGAGGACTACTACAG ccGGCTGAAGAAAGAGAGTGACAAGCAGCTGTAA
- the rerea gene encoding arginine-glutamic acid dipeptide repeats protein isoform X2: MTADKEKEREKERDRDRDRDRDKREAGKSRRQDGDRGESESSRPRRSCTLEGGAKNYAESEHSEDEDNDNGSTGGGSGTAEEAGKKGKKKTPKKKSRYERTENGEITSFVTEDDVVYRPGDCVYIESRRPNTPYFICSIQDFKLSKRDHLLMNVKWYYRQSEVPDSVYQHLVQDRNNENDSGRELVITDPVVRSRELFISDYVDTYHAAALRGKCNISHFSDIFAAREFKARIDSFFYILGYNPETRRLNSTQGEIRVGPSHQAKLPELQPFPSPGGQAVTENEELVWMPGVNDCDLLMYLRAARSMAAFAGMCDGGSTEDGCLAASRDDTTLNALNTLHESSYDAGKALQRLVKKPVPKLIEKCWSEDEVKRFIKGLRQFGKNFFRIRKELLPNKETGELITFYYYWKKTPEAASCRAHRRHRRQPVFRRIKTRTASTPVNTPSRPPSSEFLDLSSASEDDFDSEDSEQELKGYACRHCFTTTSKDWHHGGRENILLCTDCRIHFKKYGELPPIEKPVDPPPFMFKPVKEEEDGLSGKHSMRTRRNRGSMSTLRSGRKKQTASPDGRASPTNEDLRSSGRTSPSAASTDSTDSKTDSMKKPSKKIKEEAPSPMKSAKRQREKGASDTEEPERASAKKSKTQELSRPDSPSECEGEGEGEGESSDGRSINEELSSDPKDIDQDNRSSSPSIPSPRDNESDSDSSAQQQQLLQSQHPPVIQCQPGTSATSSAPPPPTTSAPSLPPQVSPTAASTSLPPQPLPQASPMALIQSGAALHPQRLPSPHSPLTQAPPPGPPVPPQSLPSSHHGPMPPMPHPLQPGPSHMPHPHSMPPQGFPVGQSQVPPPPISGQSQQRPHTPPPQSQSSSQSGGQPPREQPLPPAPMSMPHIKPPPTTPIPQIPNPQSHKHPPHVSAPPFPQMPSNLPPPPALKPLSSLSTHHPPSAHPPPLQLMPQGQQLQPPPAQPPVLTQSQSLPTSTSHQPPPAPPLPPSAAASHPNGPPQPPFSSHPFNTVLPPTGPPPSSSNSMPSLQPPSSSAPSSSISMPLPASVTCAGPGPLLPPVHIKEEPLDETEEPESPPPPQRSPSPEPTVVNTPSHASQSARFYKHLDRGYNSCARTDFYFTPLPSSKLAKKREEAVEKAKREAEQKVREEKEREREREKEREREREREKEAERAAKASSSTHESRMGEHQMAGPAHMRPPFDGPPTTIAAVPPYIGPDTPALRTLSEYARPHVMSPTNRNHPFFVSLNPADPLLAYHMPGLYNTDPGIRERELREREMREREIRERELRERMKPGFEVKPPEMDTLHPSTNPMEHFARHGAITLPPMAGPHPFASFHPGLNPLERERLALAGPQLRPEMSYPERLAAERLHAERMATVANDPIARLQMFSVTPHHHQHSHIHSHLHLHQQDPLHQGSGAHPLAVDPLGGPGPHLARFPYPPGAIPNPLLGQPPHEHEMLRHPVFGTPYPRDLPGGLPPPMSAAHQLQAMHAQSAELQRLAMEQQWLHGHHHMHGGPLPGQEDYYSRLKKESDKQL, translated from the exons AGTAAACGGGACCATCTGCTGATGAATGTGAAATGGTACTACCGCCAGTCAGAGGTGCCCGACTCTGTCTACCAGCACCTGGTGCAGGATCGCAACAATGAGAACG acTCTGGCCGGGAGCTGGTTATCACAGACCCAGTGGTCAGGAGTCGAGAACTCTTCATCTCTGACTATGTGGACACGTATCATGCTGCTGCTCTCAG ggGGAAATGCAACATTTCCCATTTCTCTGACATTTTTGCTGCCAGGGAGTTCAAAGCCCGCATTGACTCCTTTTTCTATATCCTCGGATATAACCCAGAGACCAG GCGACTAAACAGCACACAAGGGGAAATCCGAGTAGGCCCCAGTCACCAA GCCAAGCTCCCAGAGCTGCAGCCTTTCCCCTCTCCTGGTGGCCAGGCCGTGACCGAGAATGAGGAACTGGTCTGGATGCCAGGGGTCAATGACTGTGACCTTCTCATGTACCTCAGAGCTGCAAG GAGCATGGCTGCCTTTGCAGGGATGTGTGACGGAGGCTCAACAGAAGACGGGTGTCTAGCAGCCTCTCGAGATGACACTACATTAAACGCACTTAACACT CTTCACGAGAGCAGCTATGACGCAGGCAAAGCTCTCCAACGCCTGGTGAAGAAGCCTGTACCCAAACTGATAGAGAAGTGCTGGTCCGAGGATGAAGTG AAGCGCTTCATTAAAGGGTTGAGACAGTTTGGCAAAAACTTCTTCAGGATCCGGAAAGAACTGCTGCCCAACAAAGAAACG GGAGAGCTAATTACCTTCTACTACTATTGGAAGAAGACTCCCGAGGCAGCCAGTTGTCGAGCCCACCGCAGACACCGCCGCCAACCTGTCTTCCGCCGCATCAAGACACGAACTGCTTCAACTCCTGTCAACACTCCCTCACGCCCCCCCTCCAGCGAGTTCT TGGACCTCAGCTCAGCCAGTGAAGATGACTTTGACAGTGAAGACAGCGAACAGGAGTTGAAGGGCTACGCTTGCCGCCACTGTTTCACTACCA CCTCCAAGGACTGGCACCACGGGGGCCGGGAGAACATCTTGCTGTGCACAGACTGCCGCATTCACTTCAAGAAGTACGGTGAGCTGCCCCCCATTGAGAAGCCTGTAGACCCGCCGCCATTTATGTTCAAACCTgtcaaagaggaagaggatggacTCAGCGGGAAGCATAGCATGAGGACCCGACGGAACCGAGGCTCG ATGTCGACGCTACGAAGTGGTCGTAAGAAGCAGACAGCTAGTCCCGATGGCCGAGCCTCACCTACCAACGAGGATTTGCGCTCCAGCGGACGTACCTCACCCAGCGCGGCAAGTACAGacagcactgacagcaagacggaCTCCATGAAGAAGCCCAGCAAG AAGATTAAAGAAGAGGCTCCTTCACCTATGAAGAGTGCCAAACGGCAGCGAGAGAAAGGAGCTTCAGACACAGAAGAGCCCGAGAGGGCCAGCGCCAAAAAGTCCAAGACACAA GAGCTCAGTCGGCCAGACTCGCCCTCAGAATGCGAGggtgaaggagagggagagggcgAGAGCTCTGATGGGCGCAGCATCAACGAGGAGCTCAGTAGTGATCCTAAAGACATTGACCAGGACAACCGGAGCTCCTCTCCAAGCATCCCCAGCCCCCGTGACAATGAGAGTGACTCAGACTCCTctgcccagcagcagcagctgctgcagagccAGCATCCTCCAGTCATCCAGTGTCAGCCAGGCACCTCAGCCACCTCCTCAGCACCTCCCCCGCCTACAACCTCAGCTCCCTCACTGCCCCCACAGGTCTCCCCCACAGCGGCCTCCACCTCTCTACCTCCCCAGCCTCTGCCCCAGGCAAGCCCAATGGCTCTTATCCAGTCAGGAGCAGCCCTCCACCCTCAAAGGCTTCCTTCTCCTCATTCACCTCTGACTCAGGCACCTCCTCCTGGTCCTCCAGTCCCACCTCAGTCATTACCCAGCTCGCATCACGGGCCCATGCCTCCCATGCCTCATCCACTGCAGCCCGGCCCCTCACACATGCCTCATCCTCACTCCATGCCCCCTCAGGGCTTCCCTGTGGGTCAGTCTCAGGTCCCACCACCGCCAATCTCTGGCCAATCGCAGCAGAGGCCACACACGCCTCCCCCCCAGTCCCAGTCATCTTCTCAGAGTGGAGGCCAGCCTCCCAGAGAGCAGCCCCTGCCCCCCGCTCCCATGTCCATGCCTCACATCAAGCCTCCACCAACCACACCTATACCACAGATCCCAAACCCACAGTCCCACAAACACCCACCCCACGTGTCAGCACCTCCGTTTCCTCAGATGCCTTCAAacctgcctccacctcctgccCTCAAGCCCCTCAGTTCTTTATCTACCCATCATCCTCCATCAGCACACCCACCTCCTCTCCAGCTCATGCCACAGGGGCAGCAGCTTCAGCCTCCCCCAGCCCAGCCTCCAGTTCTCACCCAGTCCCAAAGCCTCCCAACATCAACCAGTCACCAGcctcctccagctccacctCTGCCGCCCTCCGCAGCAGCATCACACCCCAACGGGCCACCACAGCCGCCATTCTCATCTCATCCTTTCAACACAGTTCTACCTCCAACCGGCCCTCCCCCATCTTCATCAAACTCTATGCCAAGCTTACAGCCTCCATCTTCCTCCgctccatcctcctccatctctatGCCACTCCCTGCCTCAGTCACGTGTGCCGGCCCGGGCCCGTTGCTCCCGCCTGTCCACATCAAAGAGGAGCCTCTGGACGAAACAGAAGAGCCAGAGAGCCCCCCACCTCCACAGAGAAGTCCCTCCCCCGAGCCTACTGTCGTCAACACACCCAGCCACGCCAGCCAGTCAGCACG GTTCTACAAACACCTGGACCGGGGTTACAACTCATGTGCTAGGACAGATTTCTACTTCACACCCCTGCCTTCTTCTAAACTGGCCAAAAAACGAGAGGAAGCGGTGGAGAAAGCCAAGAGAGAAGCAGAACAAAAAGtcagggaagagaaggagagagagagggagagggaaaaagagcgagaaagagagcgagaacGAGAAAAGGAAGCAGAACGAGCTGCG AAAGCCTCCAGTTCCACTCACGAAAGCAGAATGGGTGAACATCAGATGGCCGGTCCCGCTCACATGCGTCCACCCTTCGACGGCCCCCCAACTACGATTGCAGCTGTGCCTCCATACATCGGCCCCGACACCCCTGCCCTGCGCACCCTCAGCGAGTACGCCCGACCCCACGTCATGTCCCCCACCAATCGAAACCACCCCTTCTTCGTGTCCCTTAACCCCGCAGACCCGTTGCTGGCCTATCATATGCCCGGCCTGTACAACACTGACCCAGGCATACGGGAGCGCGAGCTGCGAGAGAGGGAGATGCGTGAGAGGGAGATTCGTGAGAGGGAGttgagagagaggatgaaacCTGGTTTTGAGGTTAAGCCTCCAGAGATGGACACACTCCACCCTTCCACAAACCCCATGGAGCACTTTGCCCGGCATGGGGCCATCACGTTGCCCCCCATGGCAGGCCCTCACCCCTTTGCCTCCTTCCATCCAGGCCTGAACCCATTAGAGCGCGAGCGGCTGGCACTTGCTGGGCCCCAGCTGAGGCCAGAAATGAGCTACCCAGAGCGGTTGGCTGCAGAGAGACTCCATGCTGAGAGGATGGCCACAGTAGCCAATGACCCCATCGCCCGTCTACAGATGTTCAGTGTTACGccacaccaccaccagcacTCACATATTCACTCCCATCTACACCTCCACCAGCAAGATCCTCTTCACCAAG GGTCGGGGGCCCATCCACTGGCAGTAGATCCCCTGGGAGGCCCTGGACCTCACCTGGCCCGTTTCCCCTACCCACCCGGCGCCATCCCCAACCCTCTCCTTGGCCAGCCACCGCATGAACACGAGATGCTGCGCCACCCAGTCTTCG GTACTCCATACCCACGGGACCTACCAGGAGGCCTGCCACCGCCCATGTCAGCAGCCCACCAGCTGCAGGCCATGCATGCCCAGTCAGCTGAGCTCCAGCGGCTGGCCATGGAGCAGCAGTGGCTCCACGGACACCATCACATGCACGGAGGACCACTGCCTGGCCAGGAGGACTACTACAG ccGGCTGAAGAAAGAGAGTGACAAGCAGCTGTAA